In Spirochaeta thermophila DSM 6578, the following proteins share a genomic window:
- a CDS encoding PQQ-binding-like beta-propeller repeat protein, translating to MSVLRRIPLFLILLGLAAEEPAPWWYIATGNAAAPPVPLSPAAVLLATDDRTLILLSLSGTPLRTTTLPARPHTLLASPPHGPLYLLLRPHTLLALTPAGTPLWTLALHPPHPPAVLPSGTLYALTAPRTLARITPTGRTLWRRTLPADPVLPPVATAGGPLYLALPDTLIALTPGGRTLFRIPLEASPLALVPTPRTGPLLLTARSLTQFDPTGTPLWTRPLTPGAAPALRTAPGHIAVITQDSTIHRFDADGTPLGRHTLRTPIAPSLTALAADGTLLLATRDGRILALAPDHTLTDLTPAPPIPYRGTPLHLLLTEQGRILLTTSDWLLYALPTPLRPSPLWAHERGPAAGTASLTRGPAIPPWWEDDPRYRTLRRLATSSDVEDNLRALSLIERLLEGDRTLETLDYLIPLLQELALGGMGDPRTTCTHSPVRARAYLLLARTGDPAALPRILSGLSYETLPEPVEALLAAVAAFPLDPDGTLTDRLETLLHRLPRTTLTAVLDEFVGALSRIVEYNRGREGVEKAMRLAHQLATGPYPAAVRRAALDILTHQEKEAP from the coding sequence ATGTCGGTCCTGCGCAGGATCCCCCTCTTCCTCATCCTCCTCGGCCTTGCCGCCGAGGAACCCGCCCCCTGGTGGTACATCGCCACCGGGAACGCGGCCGCCCCCCCCGTGCCCCTCTCCCCCGCCGCCGTCCTCCTCGCCACCGACGACCGCACCCTCATCCTCCTCTCCCTCTCCGGCACCCCCCTCCGCACCACCACCCTTCCCGCCCGCCCCCACACCCTCCTCGCCTCACCCCCCCACGGCCCCCTCTACCTCCTCCTCCGCCCCCACACCCTCCTCGCCCTCACCCCTGCGGGCACCCCCCTCTGGACCCTCGCCCTCCACCCCCCGCACCCCCCCGCCGTCCTCCCCTCCGGCACCCTCTACGCCCTCACCGCTCCCCGCACCCTCGCCCGCATCACCCCCACCGGCCGCACCCTCTGGCGCCGCACCCTCCCGGCCGACCCCGTACTTCCCCCCGTCGCCACCGCGGGCGGCCCCCTCTACCTCGCCCTCCCCGACACCCTCATCGCCCTCACCCCCGGCGGCCGCACCCTCTTCCGCATCCCCCTCGAGGCCTCCCCCCTCGCCCTCGTCCCCACCCCCCGGACGGGCCCCCTCCTCCTCACCGCGCGGTCCCTCACCCAGTTCGACCCCACCGGGACCCCGCTTTGGACCCGTCCCCTCACCCCCGGCGCCGCCCCCGCCCTTCGGACCGCACCCGGCCACATCGCCGTGATCACCCAGGATAGCACCATCCATCGATTCGATGCAGACGGCACCCCCCTCGGCCGCCATACCCTCCGCACACCCATCGCGCCCTCCCTCACCGCCCTCGCCGCCGACGGCACCCTCCTCCTCGCCACGCGCGACGGTCGCATCCTCGCCCTCGCCCCCGACCACACCCTCACCGACCTCACACCCGCCCCCCCCATCCCCTATCGCGGCACCCCCCTCCATCTCCTCCTCACCGAACAGGGACGCATCCTCCTCACCACCAGCGACTGGCTCCTCTACGCCCTCCCGACACCCCTTCGCCCCTCGCCCCTCTGGGCCCATGAACGCGGCCCTGCCGCCGGCACCGCCTCCCTCACCCGAGGCCCCGCCATCCCCCCCTGGTGGGAGGACGATCCCCGCTACCGGACCCTCCGCAGACTCGCCACCTCCTCGGACGTCGAGGACAACCTCAGGGCCCTCTCCCTCATCGAACGTCTCCTCGAAGGAGACCGGACCCTCGAGACCCTCGACTATCTCATCCCCCTCCTCCAGGAGCTCGCCCTGGGGGGCATGGGAGACCCCCGCACCACCTGCACCCACAGCCCGGTACGCGCCCGCGCCTACCTCCTCCTGGCCCGCACCGGAGACCCCGCCGCCCTCCCCCGGATCCTCTCGGGACTCTCGTACGAGACCCTCCCCGAACCCGTCGAAGCCCTGCTCGCCGCGGTGGCCGCCTTCCCCCTCGATCCCGACGGCACCCTCACCGACCGGCTCGAGACCCTGCTCCACAGACTCCCCCGCACCACCCTCACCGCCGTACTCGACGAATTTGTAGGTGCACTCTCACGCATTGTGGAGTATAATAGGGGGAGGGAAGGTGTGGAGAAGGCCATGAGACTCGCGCACCAGCTCGCCACAGGACCGTATCCCGCGGCCGTCCGCAGGGCCGCGCTTGACATACTCACCCACCAGGAAAAGGAGGCCCCATGA
- a CDS encoding glycoside hydrolase family 5 protein, which produces MPYYGFNLQWIFSRDPEHPSPEPADERALDLIGDWGFNFIRIPMDYRFWTEGFDYFHPDERVLERIDAYIEACRNRGLHVSLNLHRAPGYCINRNDLERHNLWTDREAQDAFVFLWEGFARRYRDIPGEELSFDLLNEPPEEGQYGFTREVHEALMRRTVEAVRAIDPDRTIVIDGVGGGHQAMPELTDLGVIHSGRGYQPMALTHYRAWWWPDHEKVKERPNYPGLVWEGAAWDRETLRVFYRPWLEVAARGVTVHIGEFGCYNQVENPTALRWFEDVISLYREWGWGYALWNFKGPFGVVEHGRPGTRYVEMGGYMVDVDLLSILREGMLRS; this is translated from the coding sequence ATGCCCTACTACGGCTTCAACCTGCAGTGGATCTTCTCGCGCGATCCCGAACATCCTTCCCCAGAGCCTGCGGATGAACGAGCCCTCGACCTCATCGGGGACTGGGGATTCAACTTCATCCGGATCCCCATGGACTACAGGTTCTGGACGGAGGGATTCGACTACTTCCATCCGGACGAGCGGGTCCTCGAGCGGATCGACGCCTATATCGAGGCATGCAGGAACCGTGGGTTGCATGTCTCCCTCAACCTTCACCGGGCACCGGGGTACTGCATCAACCGTAACGACCTCGAACGCCACAATCTCTGGACAGACCGCGAGGCACAGGATGCATTCGTCTTCCTCTGGGAGGGCTTCGCCCGGAGGTACCGGGACATCCCGGGAGAGGAGCTGAGCTTCGACCTCCTCAACGAGCCGCCGGAGGAGGGACAGTACGGGTTCACCAGGGAGGTGCACGAGGCCCTCATGAGGCGGACCGTGGAGGCCGTACGGGCCATCGATCCGGATCGGACCATCGTGATCGACGGGGTGGGCGGCGGCCACCAGGCCATGCCCGAACTCACCGATCTCGGGGTGATCCACAGCGGGCGGGGGTACCAACCCATGGCCCTGACCCACTACCGTGCCTGGTGGTGGCCCGACCACGAGAAGGTGAAGGAGCGCCCGAACTACCCCGGACTCGTCTGGGAGGGAGCGGCCTGGGACAGGGAGACGCTCCGCGTCTTCTACCGCCCCTGGCTCGAGGTGGCCGCCCGAGGGGTGACCGTCCACATAGGGGAGTTCGGATGCTACAACCAGGTGGAGAACCCTACGGCCCTCCGGTGGTTCGAGGACGTGATCTCCCTCTACCGCGAGTGGGGATGGGGTTACGCCCTCTGGAACTTCAAGGGGCCCTTCGGCGTGGTGGAGCACGGGAGACCCGGTACGCGGTACGTGGAGATGGGGGGGTACATGGTGGACGTCGACCTCCTTTCGATCCTCAGGGAGGGTATGCTGAGGTCGTAG
- a CDS encoding sensor histidine kinase — protein MKLRTKLILVFSSLLVLHTALNTAFVLLFYSERLRRTEEEILTGTWETVKGSLEALKRDMLNALALLNSHLETPSPTLPRLASLICATTPADRVVLLDQGGRILVDHYSYRIREPFALPSLSLSSFRFPRALYLLAPVHGRPSLLLVAGSPYHTPAGSGHALLFTLVDEDRLLAWNPSRDTRVALSTPDHILASQTPRFTPPLDAAFREIRIGNHPFLAYTRLLSGEVPEGLYLITLRSALPGKIDLRTIGLTILALFLLTLLISAALAAGSTTHFLSPLQRLLAWLPHAQEHPLPPLSSRDEIGLIAHQASHIVKTLLEEERIIREQYREIARLTSYNRQIVSSLRAGIVVARPDGTIEFCNTYFADMLGTSPPHILGRLATPLISASFHLPTPVEDLDLSRPTTLERVRLASSERVFTLKIQPFESADRKGGEPKALLVFEEVTELEALWKTLLISERISALGALSAGLAHEINNPLGAISSHLAYLLSVEDDPERRESLLWIEKEITRIGNLVKTILSHARGRTEGPCDVDRTLRDTIGLLSPQARQKRIALSYTSTGPLPSALISEAELKQVALNILKNAMESIGEGGSIQVEARSVDDGLVIAFHDTGPGFPEPSEAHLFDPLFTTKAEGTGLGMTITHHIIQRAGGRIAVRNRTPSGATVEVRLRAAGSTHR, from the coding sequence GTGAAACTCCGGACAAAGCTCATACTCGTCTTCTCGAGTCTCCTCGTCCTGCACACGGCGCTCAATACTGCGTTTGTGCTCCTCTTCTACAGTGAGCGGCTGAGGCGCACCGAGGAGGAGATCCTCACCGGCACGTGGGAGACGGTGAAGGGCTCGCTCGAGGCGCTCAAGAGGGACATGCTCAACGCCCTCGCCCTCCTCAACTCCCACCTGGAAACCCCCTCCCCCACCCTTCCCCGTCTCGCCTCGCTCATCTGCGCCACCACGCCCGCCGACCGGGTGGTACTTCTCGACCAAGGCGGCCGCATCCTCGTGGACCACTACAGCTACCGTATCCGGGAACCCTTCGCCCTCCCCTCCCTCTCCCTCTCCTCCTTCCGGTTCCCCCGCGCCCTCTACCTCCTCGCCCCCGTGCACGGCCGCCCCTCCCTCCTCCTCGTCGCCGGTTCGCCCTACCACACCCCCGCAGGATCGGGCCACGCCCTCCTCTTCACCCTGGTCGACGAGGACCGCCTCCTCGCGTGGAACCCCTCGCGGGATACCCGCGTGGCCCTCTCCACCCCCGATCACATCCTCGCCTCCCAGACTCCCCGCTTCACCCCTCCCCTCGACGCCGCCTTCCGGGAGATCCGCATAGGCAACCATCCCTTCCTCGCCTACACCCGTCTCCTCTCCGGCGAAGTCCCCGAAGGACTCTACCTCATCACCCTCCGCTCCGCCCTTCCCGGCAAGATCGACCTGCGCACCATCGGCCTGACCATCCTCGCCCTCTTCCTCCTCACCCTCCTCATCTCCGCCGCCCTCGCCGCCGGGAGCACCACCCACTTCCTCTCCCCCCTGCAGCGCCTCCTCGCCTGGCTCCCCCACGCCCAGGAACACCCCCTCCCCCCCCTCTCCTCCCGCGACGAGATCGGTCTCATCGCCCATCAGGCCTCGCACATCGTGAAGACCCTCCTCGAGGAAGAGCGGATCATCCGCGAGCAGTACCGTGAGATCGCCCGCCTCACCTCGTACAACCGCCAGATCGTCTCATCGCTCCGCGCCGGTATCGTGGTGGCCCGCCCCGACGGCACGATCGAGTTCTGCAACACCTACTTCGCCGACATGCTGGGCACCTCCCCTCCCCATATCCTCGGCCGTCTCGCCACCCCCCTCATCTCCGCCTCCTTCCACCTCCCCACCCCGGTCGAGGACCTCGACCTCTCCCGGCCCACCACCCTCGAACGCGTACGCCTCGCCTCATCGGAACGCGTCTTCACCCTCAAGATACAACCCTTCGAATCCGCCGACAGGAAAGGAGGAGAACCCAAGGCCCTCCTCGTCTTCGAAGAAGTCACCGAACTGGAGGCCCTCTGGAAAACCCTCCTCATAAGCGAACGCATCTCCGCCCTCGGCGCCCTCTCGGCAGGCCTCGCCCACGAGATCAACAACCCCCTCGGCGCCATAAGCTCCCATCTCGCCTACCTCCTCTCGGTGGAAGACGACCCGGAGCGCCGCGAATCCCTCCTCTGGATCGAAAAAGAGATCACCAGGATAGGGAACCTCGTGAAGACCATCCTCTCCCACGCACGGGGACGCACCGAGGGCCCCTGCGACGTCGACCGGACCCTCAGGGACACCATCGGCCTCCTTTCCCCCCAGGCGAGACAGAAGAGGATAGCGCTCTCCTACACCAGCACAGGCCCGCTTCCCTCCGCCCTCATCTCGGAGGCGGAGCTCAAGCAGGTGGCCCTCAACATCCTCAAGAACGCCATGGAATCCATAGGAGAAGGCGGCTCCATCCAGGTGGAGGCACGCTCCGTGGACGATGGCCTGGTCATCGCCTTCCACGACACGGGACCCGGCTTCCCCGAACCCTCGGAGGCCCACCTCTTCGACCCCCTCTTCACCACCAAGGCGGAAGGGACCGGATTGGGCATGACCATCACCCATCACATCATACAACGAGCCGGCGGGAGGATCGCGGTACGGAACCGGACCCCCTCCGGCGCCACCGTGGAGGTACGACTACGTGCAGCCGGTAGTACTCATCGTTGA
- a CDS encoding sigma-54-dependent transcriptional regulator, with the protein MQPVVLIVDDEEGLLLGLKKFLEVQGYRVLLARTASEAREILIRHEVDIALLDLRLGKDDGMSLLAEMVAHHPHVAVLVITGYGDIPTAVECMRMGARNFLTKPVDHTLLLSLLEREWEDMRRRAEQQAILEARWSKEEREPFRSRHPLMHQVEVTIQKVKDLDVPVLITGETGTGKEVTARRIHYESVRKDRPFIEINCAAIPETLLESELFGHERGAFTGAVERTRGKFEQAGRGTLFLDEIGEMSLAMQAKLLHVLEERTFHRIGGSRPLTAECRIIAATNAPIERRVEEGLFRSDLFYRLKVIHIHLPPLRERKEDILPLAYLFLKEARLRYHRKVEGFTPEVERALVSYTWPGNIRQLKNVITNAVLLAEGPLIDRIDLPRAPGSRPSLKEGETLPEAVRRHTRELERALIEDALRRTGYHISETARLLGISRKTLYHRIREYGL; encoded by the coding sequence GTGCAGCCGGTAGTACTCATCGTTGACGACGAAGAAGGCCTGCTTCTCGGTCTCAAGAAGTTCCTGGAAGTGCAGGGCTACCGCGTCCTTCTCGCCCGCACCGCCAGCGAGGCCCGCGAGATCCTCATCCGCCACGAGGTGGACATCGCCCTCCTCGACCTCAGGCTGGGGAAGGACGACGGGATGAGCCTCCTCGCGGAGATGGTGGCACACCACCCGCACGTGGCGGTCCTGGTGATCACCGGGTACGGCGACATCCCTACCGCCGTGGAGTGCATGCGGATGGGCGCCCGCAACTTCCTCACCAAGCCGGTGGACCACACCCTCCTCCTCTCCCTCTTGGAACGGGAGTGGGAGGACATGCGGCGCCGCGCAGAACAGCAGGCCATCCTCGAGGCCCGGTGGTCGAAGGAGGAACGCGAGCCCTTCAGGAGCCGGCACCCCCTCATGCACCAGGTGGAAGTCACCATCCAGAAGGTGAAAGACCTCGACGTCCCCGTGCTCATCACAGGAGAAACCGGCACCGGCAAGGAGGTCACGGCCAGGAGGATCCACTACGAGAGCGTGCGGAAGGACAGGCCTTTCATAGAGATCAACTGCGCCGCCATCCCCGAGACCCTCCTCGAGAGCGAGCTCTTCGGACACGAGCGTGGGGCCTTCACCGGAGCGGTGGAACGCACCCGCGGCAAGTTCGAGCAGGCGGGCCGAGGCACCCTCTTCCTGGACGAGATCGGGGAGATGAGCCTCGCGATGCAGGCCAAACTCCTCCACGTCCTGGAAGAGCGGACCTTCCACCGCATCGGGGGGAGCAGACCCCTCACCGCCGAGTGCCGTATCATCGCAGCCACCAATGCCCCCATAGAGAGACGGGTCGAGGAGGGGCTCTTCAGGAGCGATCTCTTCTACCGGCTCAAGGTCATCCACATACACCTTCCCCCGCTCAGGGAACGCAAGGAGGACATCCTCCCCCTCGCCTACCTCTTCCTCAAAGAGGCGAGACTCCGGTACCACCGCAAGGTGGAAGGCTTCACCCCAGAGGTCGAACGCGCCCTCGTCTCCTACACCTGGCCCGGCAACATCCGGCAGCTCAAGAATGTCATCACCAACGCCGTGCTCCTCGCAGAGGGACCCCTCATCGACCGCATCGATCTCCCCAGGGCTCCCGGTTCCCGCCCCTCGTTGAAGGAGGGCGAGACCCTTCCCGAGGCAGTACGCCGCCACACCCGTGAGCTCGAGCGCGCCCTCATCGAGGATGCCCTGAGGCGGACCGGTTACCACATAAGCGAGACGGCCCGTCTCCTGGGCATTTCCCGCAAGACCCTCTACCACAGGATACGGGAATACGGCCTGTGA
- a CDS encoding ABC transporter substrate-binding protein — protein MRRILTGLLLCVVLAATVWAGAQKEEENKVEIFSWWTAGGEAEGLEALIEVFNQKYPEIEVINATVAGGAGSNAKAVLATRMQGGNPPDSFQVHAGHELIDTWVVAGAMEPITFIFEENGFLDKYPKGVIDIISYQGEIYSVPVNIHRSNVLWYNKKVFDQNGLTPPRTFDEFFSVAETLADKGITPLALGDNGIWASTHLLESVLAGSLGPERYRGLWNGTTRWNGAETKRALTTFVRMLEYVNSDHAALSWDAAAQYVADGKAAMTIMGDWAHGYFKSKGLKVGVDYGWSPSPSTSGMFIMLSDSFGLPKGAPHRDAAIKWLTVCASREGQDAFNPKKGSIPSRIDGDRSLYDEYLQAAMDDFASNEIIPSVAHGAAASEAWVTELNDVVSVLVADRDVDKAAAQLQKIADKYAKK, from the coding sequence ATGAGACGTATACTCACGGGACTTCTCCTCTGCGTGGTGCTCGCAGCAACGGTGTGGGCGGGTGCGCAGAAGGAGGAAGAGAACAAGGTGGAGATCTTCAGCTGGTGGACCGCAGGGGGTGAGGCCGAAGGTCTCGAAGCCCTCATCGAGGTCTTCAATCAGAAGTATCCCGAGATCGAGGTGATCAATGCCACGGTGGCAGGGGGCGCGGGATCCAATGCCAAGGCCGTCCTCGCCACCCGGATGCAGGGAGGCAACCCGCCCGACAGCTTCCAGGTGCACGCGGGTCACGAGCTCATCGACACCTGGGTGGTAGCCGGTGCCATGGAGCCCATCACCTTCATCTTCGAGGAGAACGGGTTCCTCGACAAGTACCCCAAAGGGGTGATCGACATCATCTCCTATCAGGGAGAGATCTACAGCGTGCCCGTGAACATCCACCGCTCGAACGTGCTGTGGTACAATAAGAAGGTCTTCGATCAGAACGGACTCACCCCACCCAGGACCTTCGACGAGTTCTTCTCCGTGGCGGAGACCCTCGCCGACAAGGGCATCACCCCCCTCGCACTCGGCGACAACGGGATCTGGGCCTCCACCCATCTGCTCGAGTCCGTGCTCGCGGGGAGCCTGGGTCCTGAACGGTACCGCGGCCTCTGGAACGGCACGACGCGATGGAACGGCGCCGAGACCAAGAGGGCCCTCACCACCTTCGTGCGCATGCTCGAGTACGTGAACAGCGATCACGCAGCCCTGAGCTGGGACGCCGCAGCCCAGTACGTGGCCGACGGCAAGGCGGCCATGACCATCATGGGCGACTGGGCGCACGGCTACTTCAAGTCCAAGGGGCTCAAGGTGGGGGTGGACTACGGCTGGTCGCCCTCTCCCAGCACGAGCGGTATGTTCATCATGCTCTCCGACTCCTTCGGACTGCCCAAGGGAGCCCCGCACCGGGATGCGGCCATAAAGTGGCTCACCGTGTGCGCCTCCAGAGAGGGACAGGATGCCTTCAATCCGAAGAAAGGCTCCATACCCAGCCGGATCGATGGAGACCGTTCGCTCTATGACGAGTATCTCCAGGCCGCCATGGACGACTTCGCCTCGAACGAGATCATCCCGTCCGTGGCCCACGGCGCCGCCGCCTCCGAGGCCTGGGTGACCGAACTCAACGACGTGGTCTCGGTGCTGGTGGCCGACAGGGACGTGGACAAGGCCGCGGCCCAGCTCCAGAAGATCGCCGACAAGTACGCGAAGAAGTAA
- a CDS encoding carbohydrate ABC transporter permease, producing MLYQRRELLKAAAVVLPSIIAVGIFVYGFIIWSFRVSVSAWDGILPNFTYVGFKNYIETFQTQRFQTDLWNTLFFTIFFLGLTVTTGLALALLLERSVKGEDVFRTIYLFPMAISFVVTGVAWRWIFNPTVGLNALLQKLGIPATWGWYTDPSTVGPFHVALIPLIIAASWQFSGYTMAMYLAALRGIPEDVIEASMIDGATYFQRLTLVILPLLKPITLSALIVLGHISLKIFDLVYVMTGKGPAFATDFPGIFMFETTFRGNHYAQGAVISMVMLFLVAVVIVPYLVSVFREGRRA from the coding sequence ATGCTGTATCAGCGAAGGGAACTGCTGAAGGCCGCTGCGGTCGTGCTTCCCTCGATCATCGCCGTGGGCATCTTCGTCTACGGCTTCATCATCTGGTCGTTCAGGGTCTCGGTCTCCGCATGGGATGGTATCCTCCCCAACTTCACCTACGTGGGGTTCAAGAACTACATTGAAACCTTCCAGACCCAGCGGTTCCAGACCGATCTCTGGAACACCCTCTTCTTCACCATCTTCTTTCTCGGCCTCACCGTCACCACTGGGCTCGCCCTCGCCCTGCTTTTGGAGCGGTCGGTGAAGGGGGAGGATGTCTTCAGGACGATCTACCTCTTCCCCATGGCGATAAGCTTCGTGGTCACGGGTGTCGCGTGGAGGTGGATCTTCAACCCCACGGTGGGCCTCAACGCCCTGCTGCAGAAGCTGGGTATCCCCGCGACCTGGGGGTGGTACACCGATCCGTCGACCGTGGGGCCCTTCCACGTTGCCCTCATCCCCCTCATCATCGCCGCCTCGTGGCAGTTCTCCGGCTACACCATGGCCATGTACCTCGCCGCCCTCAGGGGGATCCCCGAGGATGTCATCGAGGCGAGCATGATCGACGGGGCCACCTACTTCCAGAGGCTCACGCTCGTGATCCTTCCCCTCCTCAAGCCCATCACCCTCTCCGCACTCATCGTGCTGGGACACATCTCTCTCAAGATCTTCGACCTGGTCTACGTGATGACCGGCAAGGGGCCGGCATTCGCCACGGATTTCCCGGGCATCTTCATGTTCGAGACCACCTTCAGGGGCAACCACTACGCCCAGGGTGCGGTCATCTCCATGGTCATGCTCTTTCTCGTAGCGGTGGTGATCGTCCCCTACCTGGTGTCGGTCTTCAGGGAAGGGAGGCGCGCATGA
- a CDS encoding carbohydrate ABC transporter permease, giving the protein MRTEYALRQKAAAKILLYLVLVVGAVFFLVPVYVLLATSLKSFAEVNIQNMWSLPRTVSLEGFAKALEKLGPNFLNSVLLTVPATILSAFLGSINGYIFAKWRFPGANLLFAFVLFGMFIPYQSILIPLVQFLSRIRLYGTLPGLILTHVVYGIPITTLIFRNYYTEIPGSLIEAAQIDGLGLFRIYRHILLPLSAPAFVVVVIWQMTSIWNEFLFAVTITQNPRVQPITVALQNLAGSQIVEWNVQMAGALLAALPPLLVYLLLGKYFIRGLLAGSVKQ; this is encoded by the coding sequence ATGAGGACGGAGTACGCGCTCCGGCAGAAGGCGGCGGCGAAGATCCTCCTCTACCTGGTGCTCGTGGTGGGAGCCGTCTTCTTTCTCGTACCGGTGTACGTCCTCCTCGCCACGAGCCTCAAGTCCTTCGCGGAGGTGAACATCCAGAACATGTGGTCGCTTCCCCGTACCGTGTCGCTCGAGGGGTTCGCCAAGGCCCTCGAGAAACTGGGGCCGAATTTCCTAAACAGCGTGCTCCTCACGGTGCCGGCGACCATCCTGAGTGCCTTCCTGGGGTCGATCAACGGGTACATCTTCGCCAAGTGGCGGTTCCCGGGGGCGAACCTGCTCTTCGCCTTCGTGCTCTTCGGGATGTTCATCCCCTATCAGAGCATCCTCATCCCCCTGGTGCAGTTCCTGAGCAGGATCCGGCTCTACGGCACCCTGCCGGGACTCATCCTCACCCATGTGGTGTACGGAATCCCCATCACCACCCTCATCTTCCGCAACTACTACACCGAGATACCGGGATCGCTCATAGAGGCGGCCCAGATCGACGGACTGGGGCTCTTCAGGATCTACCGGCACATCCTCCTCCCGCTCTCGGCCCCGGCCTTCGTCGTGGTGGTGATCTGGCAGATGACGAGTATCTGGAACGAGTTCCTCTTCGCGGTGACCATCACCCAGAATCCTCGGGTGCAGCCCATCACCGTGGCCCTCCAGAACCTGGCGGGCAGCCAGATCGTGGAGTGGAACGTCCAGATGGCGGGCGCGCTCCTCGCCGCCCTCCCGCCGCTCCTCGTGTACCTGCTCCTGGGAAAGTACTTCATCAGGGGCCTCCTCGCAGGATCGGTGAAGCAGTGA